A segment of the Streptomyces sp. ITFR-21 genome:
AACACCGTCAGCTGCGAGGCGATGGTGTTGAGCAGCAGGTAGTCCGGCTGCTTGGACCGGTGGACGCCGATGCCGGGCTCGTCCGGCTCGACCAGCAGCAGTTCCACCGGCGGCCCGGCCCGGCGGGTGTGGCTCACCACCCGCTCCAGGACGGACAGCCCGCGCGGACCGACGCCGATCACGGCTATGCGTAAGGGCTTCACCAGCGTCTCGTCTCGCCGAAGAAGTCCGGGACCTCCAGCGACAGGCCCTGCTCGCGGGCGGTGGCGAGCACGTGGTGCCCCACCGCCAGGTCGAGCACGCCCAGGCCGAAGGGTGAGAAGACCAGCCCGCGGCCGGCGTCCGGCCTCGCACTGCCGTTGAGCACGTCGGCGAGCGTACCGTCCACGAAGTCCCGCCCGCCGGTGGCCTGTTCGGCCAGGTGCGGAGAGGTGTCCGCCTTCATGCAGTGCTCGACGTCGTCGAAGTAGTTCTGCGCGCCCAGGATCACCTCGGGGGCGAAGTCGCGCAGCGAGATGTTGAGCGCCACCTGTCCGGGGCGCAGCGCGCGGTCGATGTACGGGGTCGCGGCGGTCGTCGCGGTGACCACCGTGCCCGCGCCGAGCACGTCCTCGATGTCCGCGGCCGGCCGGGCGGCCAGGCCGAGTTCGTCGGCGGCGAAGCGCACCAGGCTGCCGGCCGACGCCTGGTCCGGGTCCAGGACGCGCA
Coding sequences within it:
- the sbnB gene encoding 2,3-diaminopropionate biosynthesis protein SbnB is translated as MFSFDVVSGKVAKDILDTSVDAVVALVEDAYLRHDAGRTVNPDSYFLRFPDRPDARIIALPAAIDLADERTVGIKWISSFPGNVTAGIPRASAVLVLNDGATGYPVALLEAAGISAARTAASAAVAARAFARHLPPDGRLAVVGAGVIARTVLRYLAATGYPIEELRVLDPDQASAGSLVRFAADELGLAARPAADIEDVLGAGTVVTATTAATPYIDRALRPGQVALNISLRDFAPEVILGAQNYFDDVEHCMKADTSPHLAEQATGGRDFVDGTLADVLNGSARPDAGRGLVFSPFGLGVLDLAVGHHVLATAREQGLSLEVPDFFGETRRW